A genomic segment from Macrobrachium rosenbergii isolate ZJJX-2024 chromosome 30, ASM4041242v1, whole genome shotgun sequence encodes:
- the LOC136855179 gene encoding uncharacterized protein isoform X3 yields MRPAILTLSLVLTVGNLAHCQDWENLLFIKMEEVLEKQEAALSQLKRQEAALSQLKVTVNVSLVFSEERLKFSTEVQEKLEHVENNLQELHHEMEHLKEIHQETKDCLGREDLEYFKNISLAGQQELESSLNREISGVISLLETGGIDECSEGSHSCSDYETCTDKFYKYECLCSDGFARNGSSCKDIDECTQGSAAPKQHAGTQLGVTAAHATHLSREMDEPVLVLLVLHRMVQIVMTSTSAPKGRLSATATQHARTPLGVIAALATHLSKEMDEPVLVLLVLHRMVQIVMVRQIT; encoded by the exons ATGAGGCCTGCAATTTTAACTCTTAGTCTCGTCCTGACAGTGGGGAATTTAGCCCACTGCCAGGACTGGGAGAATCTTCTCTTCATCAAGATGGAAGAAGTACTGGAGAAGCAAGAAGCAGCCTTGAGCCAGCTGAAGAGGCAAGAAGCAGCCTTAAGCCAACTGAAGG TTACAGTGAATGTGAGCCTCGTGTTTTCAGAAGAAAGACTAAAGTTCTCAACAGAAGTGCAGGAGAAACTTGAACATGTCGAAAACAATCTTCAag AACTTCACCACGAGATGGAACACCTGAAAG AGATCCATCAGGAAACAAAAGACTGCCTTGGAAGGGAAGACTTGGAATACTTCAAAAACATATCATTAGCAG GACAACAAGAACTGGAATCTTCCCTTAACCGGGAAATATCTGGAGTCATCTCTTTGTTAGAGACTGGAGGAATAG ATGAGTGCTCGGAGGGAAGCCACAGCTGCAGTGATTATGAAACTTGCACAGACAAGTTCTACAAGTACGAGTGTCTTTGTTCCGACGGTTTTGCTAGGAATGGTTCGAGCTGTAAAG ACATCGATGAGTGCACCCAAGGAAGTGCAGCCCCCAAGCAACATGCAGGAACTCAGTTGGGAGTTACAGCTGCTCATGCAACCCACCTTTCGAGGGAGATGGACGAACCTGTTCTTGTCCTCCTGGTTTTGCACAGAATGGTTCAAATTGTGATG ACATCGACGAGTGCGCCCAAGGGAAGGCTGAGTGCCACCGCTACGCAACATGCCAGAACTCCATTGGGAGTTATAGCTGCTCTTGCAACCCACCTTTCAAAGGAGATGGACGAACCTGTTCTTGTCCTCCTGGTTTTGCACAGAATGGTTCAAATTGTGATGGTAAGACAGATTACATAG
- the LOC136855179 gene encoding dystonin-like isoform X1, producing the protein MRPAILTLSLVLTVGNLAHCQDWENLLFIKMEEVLEKQEAALSQLKRQEAALSQLKVTVNVSLVFSEERLKFSTEVQEKLEHVENNLQELHHEMEHLKGTAKDNQDSLQKIHQETKDCLGREDLEYFKNISLAGQQELESSLNREISGVISLLETGGIDECSEGSHSCSDYETCTDKFYKYECLCSDGFARNGSSCKDIDECTQGSAAPKQHAGTQLGVTAAHATHLSREMDEPVLVLLVLHRMVQIVMTSTSAPKGRLSATATQHARTPLGVIAALATHLSKEMDEPVLVLLVLHRMVQIVMVRQIT; encoded by the exons ATGAGGCCTGCAATTTTAACTCTTAGTCTCGTCCTGACAGTGGGGAATTTAGCCCACTGCCAGGACTGGGAGAATCTTCTCTTCATCAAGATGGAAGAAGTACTGGAGAAGCAAGAAGCAGCCTTGAGCCAGCTGAAGAGGCAAGAAGCAGCCTTAAGCCAACTGAAGG TTACAGTGAATGTGAGCCTCGTGTTTTCAGAAGAAAGACTAAAGTTCTCAACAGAAGTGCAGGAGAAACTTGAACATGTCGAAAACAATCTTCAag AACTTCACCACGAGATGGAACACCTGAAAG GTACAGCGAAAGACAACCAGGACTCTTTACAAA AGATCCATCAGGAAACAAAAGACTGCCTTGGAAGGGAAGACTTGGAATACTTCAAAAACATATCATTAGCAG GACAACAAGAACTGGAATCTTCCCTTAACCGGGAAATATCTGGAGTCATCTCTTTGTTAGAGACTGGAGGAATAG ATGAGTGCTCGGAGGGAAGCCACAGCTGCAGTGATTATGAAACTTGCACAGACAAGTTCTACAAGTACGAGTGTCTTTGTTCCGACGGTTTTGCTAGGAATGGTTCGAGCTGTAAAG ACATCGATGAGTGCACCCAAGGAAGTGCAGCCCCCAAGCAACATGCAGGAACTCAGTTGGGAGTTACAGCTGCTCATGCAACCCACCTTTCGAGGGAGATGGACGAACCTGTTCTTGTCCTCCTGGTTTTGCACAGAATGGTTCAAATTGTGATG ACATCGACGAGTGCGCCCAAGGGAAGGCTGAGTGCCACCGCTACGCAACATGCCAGAACTCCATTGGGAGTTATAGCTGCTCTTGCAACCCACCTTTCAAAGGAGATGGACGAACCTGTTCTTGTCCTCCTGGTTTTGCACAGAATGGTTCAAATTGTGATGGTAAGACAGATTACATAG
- the LOC136855179 gene encoding uncharacterized protein isoform X2 produces MRPAILTLSLVLTVGNLAHCQDWENLLFIKMEEVLEKQEAALSQLKRQEAALSQLKEERLKFSTEVQEKLEHVENNLQELHHEMEHLKGTAKDNQDSLQKIHQETKDCLGREDLEYFKNISLAGQQELESSLNREISGVISLLETGGIDECSEGSHSCSDYETCTDKFYKYECLCSDGFARNGSSCKDIDECTQGSAAPKQHAGTQLGVTAAHATHLSREMDEPVLVLLVLHRMVQIVMTSTSAPKGRLSATATQHARTPLGVIAALATHLSKEMDEPVLVLLVLHRMVQIVMVRQIT; encoded by the exons ATGAGGCCTGCAATTTTAACTCTTAGTCTCGTCCTGACAGTGGGGAATTTAGCCCACTGCCAGGACTGGGAGAATCTTCTCTTCATCAAGATGGAAGAAGTACTGGAGAAGCAAGAAGCAGCCTTGAGCCAGCTGAAGAGGCAAGAAGCAGCCTTAAGCCAACTGAAGG AAGAAAGACTAAAGTTCTCAACAGAAGTGCAGGAGAAACTTGAACATGTCGAAAACAATCTTCAag AACTTCACCACGAGATGGAACACCTGAAAG GTACAGCGAAAGACAACCAGGACTCTTTACAAA AGATCCATCAGGAAACAAAAGACTGCCTTGGAAGGGAAGACTTGGAATACTTCAAAAACATATCATTAGCAG GACAACAAGAACTGGAATCTTCCCTTAACCGGGAAATATCTGGAGTCATCTCTTTGTTAGAGACTGGAGGAATAG ATGAGTGCTCGGAGGGAAGCCACAGCTGCAGTGATTATGAAACTTGCACAGACAAGTTCTACAAGTACGAGTGTCTTTGTTCCGACGGTTTTGCTAGGAATGGTTCGAGCTGTAAAG ACATCGATGAGTGCACCCAAGGAAGTGCAGCCCCCAAGCAACATGCAGGAACTCAGTTGGGAGTTACAGCTGCTCATGCAACCCACCTTTCGAGGGAGATGGACGAACCTGTTCTTGTCCTCCTGGTTTTGCACAGAATGGTTCAAATTGTGATG ACATCGACGAGTGCGCCCAAGGGAAGGCTGAGTGCCACCGCTACGCAACATGCCAGAACTCCATTGGGAGTTATAGCTGCTCTTGCAACCCACCTTTCAAAGGAGATGGACGAACCTGTTCTTGTCCTCCTGGTTTTGCACAGAATGGTTCAAATTGTGATGGTAAGACAGATTACATAG
- the LOC136855179 gene encoding uncharacterized protein isoform X5, with translation MRPAILTLSLVLTVGNLAHCQDWENLLFIKMEEVLEKQEAALSQLKRQEAALSQLKEERLKFSTEVQEKLEHVENNLQELHHEMEHLKEIHQETKDCLGREDLEYFKNISLAGQQELESSLNREISGVISLLETGGIDECSEGSHSCSDYETCTDKFYKYECLCSDGFARNGSSCKDIDECTQGSAAPKQHAGTQLGVTAAHATHLSREMDEPVLVLLVLHRMVQIVMTSTSAPKGRLSATATQHARTPLGVIAALATHLSKEMDEPVLVLLVLHRMVQIVMVRQIT, from the exons ATGAGGCCTGCAATTTTAACTCTTAGTCTCGTCCTGACAGTGGGGAATTTAGCCCACTGCCAGGACTGGGAGAATCTTCTCTTCATCAAGATGGAAGAAGTACTGGAGAAGCAAGAAGCAGCCTTGAGCCAGCTGAAGAGGCAAGAAGCAGCCTTAAGCCAACTGAAGG AAGAAAGACTAAAGTTCTCAACAGAAGTGCAGGAGAAACTTGAACATGTCGAAAACAATCTTCAag AACTTCACCACGAGATGGAACACCTGAAAG AGATCCATCAGGAAACAAAAGACTGCCTTGGAAGGGAAGACTTGGAATACTTCAAAAACATATCATTAGCAG GACAACAAGAACTGGAATCTTCCCTTAACCGGGAAATATCTGGAGTCATCTCTTTGTTAGAGACTGGAGGAATAG ATGAGTGCTCGGAGGGAAGCCACAGCTGCAGTGATTATGAAACTTGCACAGACAAGTTCTACAAGTACGAGTGTCTTTGTTCCGACGGTTTTGCTAGGAATGGTTCGAGCTGTAAAG ACATCGATGAGTGCACCCAAGGAAGTGCAGCCCCCAAGCAACATGCAGGAACTCAGTTGGGAGTTACAGCTGCTCATGCAACCCACCTTTCGAGGGAGATGGACGAACCTGTTCTTGTCCTCCTGGTTTTGCACAGAATGGTTCAAATTGTGATG ACATCGACGAGTGCGCCCAAGGGAAGGCTGAGTGCCACCGCTACGCAACATGCCAGAACTCCATTGGGAGTTATAGCTGCTCTTGCAACCCACCTTTCAAAGGAGATGGACGAACCTGTTCTTGTCCTCCTGGTTTTGCACAGAATGGTTCAAATTGTGATGGTAAGACAGATTACATAG
- the LOC136855179 gene encoding uncharacterized protein isoform X4, giving the protein MRPAILTLSLVLTVGNLAHCQDWENLLFIKMEEVLEKQEAALSQLKRQEAALSQLKEVQEKLEHVENNLQELHHEMEHLKGTAKDNQDSLQKIHQETKDCLGREDLEYFKNISLAGQQELESSLNREISGVISLLETGGIDECSEGSHSCSDYETCTDKFYKYECLCSDGFARNGSSCKDIDECTQGSAAPKQHAGTQLGVTAAHATHLSREMDEPVLVLLVLHRMVQIVMTSTSAPKGRLSATATQHARTPLGVIAALATHLSKEMDEPVLVLLVLHRMVQIVMVRQIT; this is encoded by the exons ATGAGGCCTGCAATTTTAACTCTTAGTCTCGTCCTGACAGTGGGGAATTTAGCCCACTGCCAGGACTGGGAGAATCTTCTCTTCATCAAGATGGAAGAAGTACTGGAGAAGCAAGAAGCAGCCTTGAGCCAGCTGAAGAGGCAAGAAGCAGCCTTAAGCCAACTGAAGG AAGTGCAGGAGAAACTTGAACATGTCGAAAACAATCTTCAag AACTTCACCACGAGATGGAACACCTGAAAG GTACAGCGAAAGACAACCAGGACTCTTTACAAA AGATCCATCAGGAAACAAAAGACTGCCTTGGAAGGGAAGACTTGGAATACTTCAAAAACATATCATTAGCAG GACAACAAGAACTGGAATCTTCCCTTAACCGGGAAATATCTGGAGTCATCTCTTTGTTAGAGACTGGAGGAATAG ATGAGTGCTCGGAGGGAAGCCACAGCTGCAGTGATTATGAAACTTGCACAGACAAGTTCTACAAGTACGAGTGTCTTTGTTCCGACGGTTTTGCTAGGAATGGTTCGAGCTGTAAAG ACATCGATGAGTGCACCCAAGGAAGTGCAGCCCCCAAGCAACATGCAGGAACTCAGTTGGGAGTTACAGCTGCTCATGCAACCCACCTTTCGAGGGAGATGGACGAACCTGTTCTTGTCCTCCTGGTTTTGCACAGAATGGTTCAAATTGTGATG ACATCGACGAGTGCGCCCAAGGGAAGGCTGAGTGCCACCGCTACGCAACATGCCAGAACTCCATTGGGAGTTATAGCTGCTCTTGCAACCCACCTTTCAAAGGAGATGGACGAACCTGTTCTTGTCCTCCTGGTTTTGCACAGAATGGTTCAAATTGTGATGGTAAGACAGATTACATAG
- the LOC136855179 gene encoding uncharacterized protein isoform X6 has protein sequence MRPAILTLSLVLTVGNLAHCQDWENLLFIKMEEVLEKQEAALSQLKRQEAALSQLKEVQEKLEHVENNLQELHHEMEHLKEIHQETKDCLGREDLEYFKNISLAGQQELESSLNREISGVISLLETGGIDECSEGSHSCSDYETCTDKFYKYECLCSDGFARNGSSCKDIDECTQGSAAPKQHAGTQLGVTAAHATHLSREMDEPVLVLLVLHRMVQIVMTSTSAPKGRLSATATQHARTPLGVIAALATHLSKEMDEPVLVLLVLHRMVQIVMVRQIT, from the exons ATGAGGCCTGCAATTTTAACTCTTAGTCTCGTCCTGACAGTGGGGAATTTAGCCCACTGCCAGGACTGGGAGAATCTTCTCTTCATCAAGATGGAAGAAGTACTGGAGAAGCAAGAAGCAGCCTTGAGCCAGCTGAAGAGGCAAGAAGCAGCCTTAAGCCAACTGAAGG AAGTGCAGGAGAAACTTGAACATGTCGAAAACAATCTTCAag AACTTCACCACGAGATGGAACACCTGAAAG AGATCCATCAGGAAACAAAAGACTGCCTTGGAAGGGAAGACTTGGAATACTTCAAAAACATATCATTAGCAG GACAACAAGAACTGGAATCTTCCCTTAACCGGGAAATATCTGGAGTCATCTCTTTGTTAGAGACTGGAGGAATAG ATGAGTGCTCGGAGGGAAGCCACAGCTGCAGTGATTATGAAACTTGCACAGACAAGTTCTACAAGTACGAGTGTCTTTGTTCCGACGGTTTTGCTAGGAATGGTTCGAGCTGTAAAG ACATCGATGAGTGCACCCAAGGAAGTGCAGCCCCCAAGCAACATGCAGGAACTCAGTTGGGAGTTACAGCTGCTCATGCAACCCACCTTTCGAGGGAGATGGACGAACCTGTTCTTGTCCTCCTGGTTTTGCACAGAATGGTTCAAATTGTGATG ACATCGACGAGTGCGCCCAAGGGAAGGCTGAGTGCCACCGCTACGCAACATGCCAGAACTCCATTGGGAGTTATAGCTGCTCTTGCAACCCACCTTTCAAAGGAGATGGACGAACCTGTTCTTGTCCTCCTGGTTTTGCACAGAATGGTTCAAATTGTGATGGTAAGACAGATTACATAG
- the LOC136855179 gene encoding uncharacterized protein isoform X7, with protein sequence MRPAILTLSLVLTVGNLAHCQDWENLLFIKMEEVLEKQEAALSQLKRQEAALSQLKELHHEMEHLKGTAKDNQDSLQKIHQETKDCLGREDLEYFKNISLAGQQELESSLNREISGVISLLETGGIDECSEGSHSCSDYETCTDKFYKYECLCSDGFARNGSSCKDIDECTQGSAAPKQHAGTQLGVTAAHATHLSREMDEPVLVLLVLHRMVQIVMTSTSAPKGRLSATATQHARTPLGVIAALATHLSKEMDEPVLVLLVLHRMVQIVMVRQIT encoded by the exons ATGAGGCCTGCAATTTTAACTCTTAGTCTCGTCCTGACAGTGGGGAATTTAGCCCACTGCCAGGACTGGGAGAATCTTCTCTTCATCAAGATGGAAGAAGTACTGGAGAAGCAAGAAGCAGCCTTGAGCCAGCTGAAGAGGCAAGAAGCAGCCTTAAGCCAACTGAAGG AACTTCACCACGAGATGGAACACCTGAAAG GTACAGCGAAAGACAACCAGGACTCTTTACAAA AGATCCATCAGGAAACAAAAGACTGCCTTGGAAGGGAAGACTTGGAATACTTCAAAAACATATCATTAGCAG GACAACAAGAACTGGAATCTTCCCTTAACCGGGAAATATCTGGAGTCATCTCTTTGTTAGAGACTGGAGGAATAG ATGAGTGCTCGGAGGGAAGCCACAGCTGCAGTGATTATGAAACTTGCACAGACAAGTTCTACAAGTACGAGTGTCTTTGTTCCGACGGTTTTGCTAGGAATGGTTCGAGCTGTAAAG ACATCGATGAGTGCACCCAAGGAAGTGCAGCCCCCAAGCAACATGCAGGAACTCAGTTGGGAGTTACAGCTGCTCATGCAACCCACCTTTCGAGGGAGATGGACGAACCTGTTCTTGTCCTCCTGGTTTTGCACAGAATGGTTCAAATTGTGATG ACATCGACGAGTGCGCCCAAGGGAAGGCTGAGTGCCACCGCTACGCAACATGCCAGAACTCCATTGGGAGTTATAGCTGCTCTTGCAACCCACCTTTCAAAGGAGATGGACGAACCTGTTCTTGTCCTCCTGGTTTTGCACAGAATGGTTCAAATTGTGATGGTAAGACAGATTACATAG
- the LOC136855179 gene encoding uncharacterized protein isoform X8, with protein MRPAILTLSLVLTVGNLAHCQDWENLLFIKMEEVLEKQEAALSQLKRQEAALSQLKELHHEMEHLKEIHQETKDCLGREDLEYFKNISLAGQQELESSLNREISGVISLLETGGIDECSEGSHSCSDYETCTDKFYKYECLCSDGFARNGSSCKDIDECTQGSAAPKQHAGTQLGVTAAHATHLSREMDEPVLVLLVLHRMVQIVMTSTSAPKGRLSATATQHARTPLGVIAALATHLSKEMDEPVLVLLVLHRMVQIVMVRQIT; from the exons ATGAGGCCTGCAATTTTAACTCTTAGTCTCGTCCTGACAGTGGGGAATTTAGCCCACTGCCAGGACTGGGAGAATCTTCTCTTCATCAAGATGGAAGAAGTACTGGAGAAGCAAGAAGCAGCCTTGAGCCAGCTGAAGAGGCAAGAAGCAGCCTTAAGCCAACTGAAGG AACTTCACCACGAGATGGAACACCTGAAAG AGATCCATCAGGAAACAAAAGACTGCCTTGGAAGGGAAGACTTGGAATACTTCAAAAACATATCATTAGCAG GACAACAAGAACTGGAATCTTCCCTTAACCGGGAAATATCTGGAGTCATCTCTTTGTTAGAGACTGGAGGAATAG ATGAGTGCTCGGAGGGAAGCCACAGCTGCAGTGATTATGAAACTTGCACAGACAAGTTCTACAAGTACGAGTGTCTTTGTTCCGACGGTTTTGCTAGGAATGGTTCGAGCTGTAAAG ACATCGATGAGTGCACCCAAGGAAGTGCAGCCCCCAAGCAACATGCAGGAACTCAGTTGGGAGTTACAGCTGCTCATGCAACCCACCTTTCGAGGGAGATGGACGAACCTGTTCTTGTCCTCCTGGTTTTGCACAGAATGGTTCAAATTGTGATG ACATCGACGAGTGCGCCCAAGGGAAGGCTGAGTGCCACCGCTACGCAACATGCCAGAACTCCATTGGGAGTTATAGCTGCTCTTGCAACCCACCTTTCAAAGGAGATGGACGAACCTGTTCTTGTCCTCCTGGTTTTGCACAGAATGGTTCAAATTGTGATGGTAAGACAGATTACATAG